In the Eptesicus fuscus isolate TK198812 chromosome 22, DD_ASM_mEF_20220401, whole genome shotgun sequence genome, ACTCTTAATAATCATGCTGAAACAGTAGGTGCAAACGCATAGGTAAGATCATACATCCGACTTTGAAAATCAAATTGTGCCAGGAGCCAACCATCctagaaaaatctaaaaaaaataccacagactagaGCAAAATAGGCACCTTCCCTAAGAAAACTGTCATTTGTTCACTGTAACAGGCCCCAGTTAACTCCAAACTGACTGAGGACACTACCCTTAAAAACAGTAATACGAACAAAGTGTGATTACTACTGGCCACAATACCGGACACCTTAGGTTAGTTGTTGGATGAATAAGTGGTTTTGCTAGAAATTATGTGTACAACACTGTGGAGCAGGAGGGAGCTCCTACCCAGCCTGATGTAGAAAGGAACTAAGGCAGGAATGAGCCAGGTAAAGGGACCAAGAGCAGAGGTGTAACATGAGCTTTTGGGGAATCACAGGCAGCTCGCTGGTCTAAGGGAAGGCCCATCCAGGGCCTAGATGGGCTGGCCGGCCCTGAGCACACCCAGCCTCAGAAGGCTTTAACCAGGGTAGCAACGCGGTCAATATTTGCCATTTAGATGAATCACTGGCAGCTGGGCAGAGGATGAAACCGAGACCAGTTAATAACACAAATACTTCAGGCTGCTATAAAATTAAGGCAGAGGAGTGGTTCAAAACAACGTTACAGCATGGGAGGTCAGAGCTCAGCTCTGAGGCCAGGggtttggggtggagggtggtACCCTATTATAAGTCTCTAGGGCTGAGATATGCTTTAATCCAGAGATGCCAAATACCCAAAGAACAAGGAAGAGTTGCTTAGCAATATGACTCGATTTTTAATTCCAAGAACAGGTAAACTTGAACTTATTTGGCCTCTTCAATACTTAtgtcccccccttccccctttttGGTAGGGGAGGGAATGAAATGGCACAAAGGGATTTAAAAGAAGCAAGTCAGAAGATATAAATGTTAGGTTGATTTAGAGCTGCTCTGGGCAGTTAACAGTTTGTTTACAACGAGGAGTTATCTAACCCTGAACATACTGTACATGGTAATGAGAAGTcgtcatggaaaaaaaaaaaccacagccaGCTTGCTGCCCCAGCCAACAGAAAAACAGCCAGGAACAGTAGGGATGAaggtggggtttgtttgttttttattataaaagaaaaaataactcctCAGAATCTTAACGAACGAAAAGGAATACTTCACACTCAGAACAGACaccaggatacaaaattacaAGTGTTTAACCCCAGTCCCGTCCCCCTCCCCTCTaggaggggacaggaaggaggCAGTGGAAGCAAACAAGCAATTCTGTCAGAGACTTCAAATCCCTACAAATAATGATTAAAATCTAAActggttttgctttaaaaaaattttttttaatatatcaaaaGGCCTGCTTTAGTGACATGCTAGTCCCCCAGAAAATAACCCAATACCCCCTTGTCAGTAACATACATGCTCAAGTTGACCAGCCAACTCATATTGCTAAACCCCTGTGCATACGTGTGTCTTTATACACCAAAGCCATGGGGCTCGGGTGTCGGCTGCTATTTGCTCCTGTTAGCCAACCCGTGTCCAGAAGGGCAGGCAGGGCACAGAGAAACCCTTAAATGGTAGTGAGGGTTTAGTGGCCCCTAACAGCCAACTTCTCAAGCACTGCCACCCTCAACCCCCCTCAAAAGGAGAGCCTTACTTCTAACAAGACTTCTCGCCTCAAATTTGGCTCCCGGTGACCAGAATGGTTTTTCTCCGTTAGAAAAAGCACACATTATCTGCACacccatatatataatttttttgtttttgcatttaaatataaaaatactactcTGATTTGTGTTACAAACGGAGGACCAAGCAATGAGAACTTTTTCTTCAAAGGTAGGGCTACCCATCCCATCCCTTTAGGCTGAGCTTGCCTTCCAGTGAGGGCACTCAGCCCCAGGCCAGGGAAGCAGGTCACTGCAAAGGAAGGGGACACAGTTGGCAGGTAAGAGGGcttcctgcctgctgcccccccacCTTTCCTAATTCTCACTTTCATTAGAAAGCTGCTTATAACCTTTTATGGAACTTCCCAACCCAAGGGAGTATCTAACCCAATCACAGAGCAAGCCCAGCACTCCTACCCCCTTCAGCTACCTCAAAGAAGAAAaaggccctccccctcccttcacaaACACTAAGCTCACTGTCCAGATAGCTACGCCTGTTGGACAAACACCTGATTAAGTGAAGCAGTGGTTATgtttccccgccccgccccccctccccacaaacaCACTAGAAAGCGTCAGtgatagggggaaaaaaagggtgtgtgtgtgtgtaagagactAAGAACTTGACCCCTCTAACCTGGCCAAAGAAAGCAAGAGATATTAACTGGGCAcgaggaataaaaaaagaccttgatATTCTGCCCTTTGAGTTACATTTGTTATGACAATTGAGGGGCGAGAGTGGGAGCGGGACGAAGAAGTAATTAGAAGGAGAGTCCAGTCCGCTTAGTTTTTGTACTGGAAGGGCTCGTCGCCAGTTTCGTTGAGAAGACACGTGCGGATGAGGGCTTCTGTCACTGCGAAGGGGTCACAGTTGGCAGAGGGGCGCCGGTCTTCAAAGTACCCCTTCTTCTCCTGGCCCACAGACCGGGGAATGCGGATGCTGGCGCTCCGGTTGGCCACGCCGGCGGAGAAGTCGTTGATGTTGGAGGTTTCGTTGAATCCAGTGAGGCGCCGGGCATTGTCCCGGCCCCCCTTGGGATCGTAGGCTCGGATGTGGTACTGGTGCCGCTTGCTCAGCCTCTCGATGGACTCCTCAATGTACCTACAGGAAACAGAAAGGATGAGGGACCGTCCACCTGTCCCCCCAGGAAATCTGTCCTTCAGGGGCTGGAGCAGGGATGGATTCAAGAATGGAGTGACTTATCTATCAAAGACTTTTCCCAGCTTCCAATTCACCTCAACATCGCTCTGGCAGAGCAAATACCCGCCTTGTTCCTGGCCTGTCCCAGTGCTCAGAATAGTGTCAGACATCCAAGTACATGACACTTGTTGAATGAAAAGATCCCAGACTTTCTCTCACCCATAAGCATTAAGTTCATTCACATGCTTGTACTGTACTATTACTCACTCAGTTCTTATTAAAGGTTTTCAAATGCCATTTATCTATGTCAACTTTCCCTATCGCCACCCTTGAATTCTATTCCTGGAGTAATTTCGACCCTTTTCAAATAGGACAGAACCACAGAATTAGAAGACAGTTTTTGAAGCCCCGTGGCAAAAGCTAAGGTCCGAACTAGGAAGTCTGGCTTACTCATCCCCAATACATCACGTCCCTGGCAAGTCTTCTTGCACAGAAATAAGATGGCCACAGCAGGAGAAGGCACTCACTTGAGACCGTTCTCCTCTCGCATGGCCTTGGTGCTGAAGTTGGTGTGGCAGCCTGCACCATTCCAGTTTCCAGGAATGGGCTTGGGATCAAAGGTTGCTATCACTCCAAAGTCTTCACACACTCGGTGCAAGATGAAACGGGCCACCCAGAGATGATCTCCCATGTCGATTCCTTCACAGGGTCCTATTTGGAATTCCCACTAGAGAACAAGAAGGTTGGCCTTGAATATGAAGCCAACTGCTCACCCCTCTCAGAAGCTCTGAAACCCGCTCTCTTCTCACCTCTAGTCCATCCACCTTTTAGGTTTCGGGTTAAGGAGGGGAGCATCAGCAGCCCTGGCTACCAAAAAGCCCCTACTTGCCTAGTGATGGGGAAAGCTGCAGACCAGAGCCATTTACCTGGGCGGGCATGACCTCGGCATTTGTCCCTGCGATCTTGATGCCAGCGTACAAGCAGGCCCGGTAGTGAGCCTCCACAATATCCCTGCCGTAGGCTCTGTCTGCTCCCACGCCGCAGTAGTATGGACCTGGAGAGGCATCAAGACGAAATGTCAAGAGAGGAAATCCCTCACTCCCCTTTCCACCTAAGATGCATAGCCCAAGGTCAGCAATCAGAAAGCTCTAACACTGGCTCTCCGGAGTCACTGTCCCTGCCTTCACCTGGCAGTGGGGCAGCAGAGCAGGGGGTTCCTCAGTGGAGCCAAGGGTTCCCCCCCAGTATCAATGGCTAAACATCTATGTTTGGGTCTGGGTAATGTGAGGGCAAAGTATTATTCCAGCCAGGCTCAGGGACACTCCCAGGGCTTTTTGATCCATAAGGAGTCACTGCCATCTCTGGGGAAAGAGACTTTCCTCCCCAATTAAGCAGCCGGGGAGGAGCAAGTTCACCTCTCGCCCAGGAGACTTACCTTGGGGTCCAGGGAAGCCATTGGAAGGCCAACCAAAAGGGTGCCCATCTGTGCCCATGAGAGTGTATTCCTGCTCCATTCCAAACCAGGGATGCTGATTGCTCACCATGTCCATTATCCGTTTGCAGGTATATCTTAAATTGGTctctagagggaaaaaaaagagtcaaCAATCCTTTAGAGACATCTGGGCAAAATATACTAAATCTCGGTgctgatggggaaaaaagaagttCTTCCGAATCCACGCAGCCAAAGTGTTGAGTAAAAGCTAAACTGGCCCTGTTCACCTTTGTGGGTCCCATTGGTGTAAAAGAGGAAAATGGGAGATGCTGTAATTATAAACACTTGTAGGGAGGTTCCCCCCAAATTTGTTCTAATCAAGTCACATGACAGTGGCTCCAGGAAAGCACAAGTGTGTTCACCTGATCAGCATGCTGGCCACCTCCTAAGGCCCCAATGCCAGGCACTTACACTGTCTATTCACAAGACAGCCGCTTCTACAGTCCGACCTATTCCTAGTTTCTTGGGCATTTAGAGCCAAATCTACAATTCTTATTGAATCACTTGTGTACTGGGAGCCTTGCATTCATTTCAGGTGAGAAGATTTAGTGCTGAGTTATATAGAACTGGATAGTGCAAAAGAAAAACTTACAATGAGATGAGCTCAACTGGAAACAATTTCTTAAGCCAGACGGgaactttaaaataagtaaatacagaCGTACTGACTGCTTAACTATGCCCCAAGACCCATTTTAAGAGGTCTATATAAATCCACAACCGAGTCTTCATAACCACCCTGAGAAGGGTTATTATACATCTCCACCTTTACTAGTGAGAAaaggaggctcagagatgttaggTGGCCTACCCAGGTTACTACAAGgcaggcagcagagccaggaaACCCATGACTGTCCTTGCATCAGAGCTCACGCCCTTGACCACAATGATACGGTCTCTCAGGACAAAGGCATTAACGGTCTAGAGTCACTCAGTGACGTGCCAAAAAGACCCAATGCCAAAGTGTAGCAAGAGACTACACAGAAGTGAGATTTCAGCTGAGTTTAAAAAAGATGAATGGCTGAGAACTGGGAACAACAGGCTTGCCAGAGGAAACCCAAAGGTGCAGTTACAGCAAACCTCGAGGCAAATGTATGTTATCAATGAACAGAGAGGCTCACGTTTTAGTCAGTGGACAGACAAGGAAGAAAACAAGCGGTCTGGAATGAGACAGCAACCAATAGTTGATGTCAAACTGTTCTCAATGATTTgcacatattaactcatttaatccttccaaCGACTTTAGGAGATGGATTtcattactcatttttaaaatcagggaAATGAAGGATAGGggataaataacttgcccaagttgaTAGCTAAGAAGCGGCAGATCCCAAATTCAAACCCAACGTTCTAACTTCAGAACCATGTTCTTAAAATctacaggcaggcaggccggacTGTGTCCCGGGGGACTCCACCAGCAAACAGATTTAGAAGAATTCAATTTTATGCAACCAACAGGAGACCATGGGAGGATGGCCCACTTTACCACTCTGAATGAGGAAGTTCAAGGTGGAGAGATGCTCGTCCAACCCCCTAGACTCGTGAAACATTCCGAGACAGTCTAGTCTTCCCATTAGTAATTTGGCAATATCCTCCCCCTTTATTCCATTCATAAATTGGGGTGGGGGTATCCATATCTATCTATACACACCTGCAGGTTTGTGGTTGTACTTTAAGACTTCACAGAACACCAGCTTGTTGGGGTCCTTGCGGAAAGGGTCCCGAAACATGGCAGCAGGAACAAGATACATGTCACTGTTGGAGCCTTCAGACTGCATAGTACTAGAGCCATCAAAATTCCACTCGGGCAACTCTGGggtaaaaagagaggaaaattaagtttaaaatgcACAGCTTTCCAGGCAGCACACAGCCCTTCACTCACCCATCGACACTCTTGTTTCTAGAAAGTCAGTGATGCATGTCTGCCACTATTAACATGCGCTGTGA is a window encoding:
- the GLUL gene encoding glutamine synthetase isoform X1, translating into MFQPDPDKEDRQERHSKKRRAKESNLSDPLDLLWLGATSTMSTSASSHLNKGIKQMYMSLPQGDKVLAMYIWIDGTGEGLRCKTRTLDSEPKSIEELPEWNFDGSSTMQSEGSNSDMYLVPAAMFRDPFRKDPNKLVFCEVLKYNHKPAETNLRYTCKRIMDMVSNQHPWFGMEQEYTLMGTDGHPFGWPSNGFPGPQGPYYCGVGADRAYGRDIVEAHYRACLYAGIKIAGTNAEVMPAQWEFQIGPCEGIDMGDHLWVARFILHRVCEDFGVIATFDPKPIPGNWNGAGCHTNFSTKAMREENGLKYIEESIERLSKRHQYHIRAYDPKGGRDNARRLTGFNETSNINDFSAGVANRSASIRIPRSVGQEKKGYFEDRRPSANCDPFAVTEALIRTCLLNETGDEPFQYKN
- the GLUL gene encoding glutamine synthetase isoform X2, giving the protein MSTSASSHLNKGIKQMYMSLPQGDKVLAMYIWIDGTGEGLRCKTRTLDSEPKSIEELPEWNFDGSSTMQSEGSNSDMYLVPAAMFRDPFRKDPNKLVFCEVLKYNHKPAETNLRYTCKRIMDMVSNQHPWFGMEQEYTLMGTDGHPFGWPSNGFPGPQGPYYCGVGADRAYGRDIVEAHYRACLYAGIKIAGTNAEVMPAQWEFQIGPCEGIDMGDHLWVARFILHRVCEDFGVIATFDPKPIPGNWNGAGCHTNFSTKAMREENGLKYIEESIERLSKRHQYHIRAYDPKGGRDNARRLTGFNETSNINDFSAGVANRSASIRIPRSVGQEKKGYFEDRRPSANCDPFAVTEALIRTCLLNETGDEPFQYKN